The DNA region ATCATACCAATATGCCTGTATATTTAGACAGATTTGTATAAAAATTGCAGGTAATTTTCACAAGGATGTCAACTTAATGTATGACTCATCAGTAAACCGACAGTTGGCCTTTATCATAGATCTGCTGAATCATTTGTGCAACTTTGGCCAACCTCATAAATACACACAACGTAATCAGGGCAAACCGGCTTTCTTGTACAAAGGCACTTTCCAAATATCTAGGCCTACATATTATATTTTTGACTATGCTCCATCTTACACAGTAAGACCTCACAAGTCCCTTGTATGGCTGAaggttttttgcttgttttttcatATGCCAGATGATGCCTTCACAGGTTGCTCGGTGTCACCTGTGTTTTTGATTGGTTGATCTTGTCCATCTTTTTTGATGGATGCCATGGTAGAATTGGCTGAAGCCATACGGGCTCGACCTGGGGAGCCTGGGCTGTTGAGATTAATGGCAGGTTTGGACAACCAGTTGAAGATGCGTGTGGAGGGGCGGTGGTGAACAGCGAGTTGGCGAGAGCTGTATCCAGACATCGCAATTCCCAACGCACCCAGAAAAACAGCCACCCGTGGCACGGCGAGATCGTGAGCTCTTTGGGTCACGGTCTGTACGGCGGATGTCTGAAAGTGAGTGGAAATACATGGTTATATTGTAAAATGAACTGACGAACATTAACCTTCAGGTGATGTTTAATTAGGAACACCTTAAGCTGCTTGACTGATGACtcatttcaaatgtttaaataattacaGAATACACTGAAGTGAATTATGATAATTGTATAACAACTTAAAATGGATTGTAATTACAATAGTTTTCTCATGTAATAACGGCAAATTAAAAGCCTAAAAGCATGTGGAACGTTGTAAAAATTCTTGAATTATAGAACAAAAAGATGATTCACTATTACACCAACATCCAGTCAGCCTTGAGTTTAGCCCTGCAGTTCCGACCCAATTTAGGTATAAATACACATAgtatacataaataaaactataaacaaCTGCACATTTTTGTTCAGAACCTTCACATCTGCCTCGGAGGCTTAGATTGTTTTACTCACCTGCAGGTAGCGGATGTATCCTGTTGTAGGACGTGGCAGACCAAAAAACATATCAGTTTAGTCACTAGGCCTTGAAGCTTTGTTTATGAGCAGGACCTCTTTTTCTGGTTGCTTGTTACTCTCCTTTCTGACAGGAAGAGGCTTCTCAGAGGATAGAGCTCGCTCAGGTAGGACTGCACGTCTGTGACTGTCTTGCTCTGATCAGAGTTTATATAGAGAGAGGCCTCATCTGTCTGTCTCGTTCTCAATGAGATTACCAAAAAGAGGCTAGCACGCATTTGGCCATGCTAGCTATGACGACAGCTGTGACAGTAAGGGATACGGGGTTAAGTTGTTGTGAAGGACGACATCCCTGTATAGCTTAGCATGGGTAAAGCCGGAAAAGGCTATAAAGTCTAGTCAGACGGGTCAGAGGCGACCCAGTTatcagaaacaaaaacaaaacaaaattcaaaactgaacaaaacatcaCAAagcaacaattaaaaaataaaaccaacCAATCAGATAGAAAGGTACTGTATTAATATAAAAAAGACAATAGTAGTAGTGGTAACTCTATGATAGTATTTacagatgaggtcaaaagtttacataccttgcagaaactgcaaaatgttaattattttaccaaaataagagggatcatgcaaaatgcatgttactttttatttagtactgacctggaaaAAATAattcatatagtccacaagagaaaataatacttgaatttataaaaatgaccctgttcaaaagtttacatacacttaatactgtgttgttacctgaataatccacagctgtttccttttgtttgtttgtttagtgatagttgttcatgagtcccttgtttgtcctgaacagttaaactgcctgctgttcttcagaaaaatcctttatgtTGCAcaaatttgttgattttttttttttagcaattttgtatatatgaaccctttccaacaatgactgtgattttgagatccatgcaGGACAACTGCAACTATtacaaggttcaaatgctcactgatgctccagaagcaaacacaatgcattaagagtcaggggtgtaaacttttgaacagaatgagatgtGTACATtgttcttactttgcctaaattcgatatttttttttttcatttagtactgtccttcagaagcaacagaatgtacatacatgtttcccagaagacagaagttaagttaaatttaccctgatctagtACAAATTAAAAAGGTTTTCACCTCCCGGATccaaatgcatcgtgtttccttctgaagcatcagtgagcatttaaattttgtaatagttgcatatgagtccctcaattgtcctcagtgtgaaaagatggatcttaaaatcatagtcattgttgtaaagggttaaattacacaaaaatactgaaaaaaaaaaacaggatttttctgaagaacagcgggcagtttaattgttcaggacaaacaagggactcatgaacaactatcacaaaaaaaaaaaaacagttgtggatcattcaggtaacaacacagtattaggaatcaagcatatgtaaacttctgaacaggctcattttgtaaggtgtatgtaaacttttgacttcaactataatttattcctttgaaggcgaggctgaattttcagcagtcattatttcagttttcagtgtcacatgatccttcagaaatcattctaataggctgatatGCTGCTAAAGGAGGAGTTgtttttattatcatcattatttgtatttttaatgagGCTTTCCCATAGCTCAAAcagtaataaaatgtaataaaaactaatacttttttcaggattctttgatgggaacaacatttattttacatttaacaatgtaaaagtctattgttactttcttaaaaaaaaaaacacactgaatTCTTACTGACCCCAGGCTTATGGATGCTAGTGTAGATCCTAGAAACAAAAACAGTATATTGTATTTGTTTCTGCCCTTATTTTGTCTCAAATTTCTCTTTGTTGCAACACTTTCAGATTCAACCTCTTTGGAGTTTTGCCTCAGGGTAGAGAACATCATAAACAGCAGAATATTGTCTTTCCCAACACAGTACTATAGACCCTTCAGCCACACAATGTTTTATCTGTCTGTGAGTTCAGGGTCTCACAGGAGACCGACAAATCTTTTGTTTTACGAGGACCTATTAAATAAACCGACCCCAGTCAGTG from Garra rufa chromosome 21, GarRuf1.0, whole genome shotgun sequence includes:
- the LOC141296326 gene encoding uncharacterized protein, whose product is MFFGLPRPTTGYIRYLQTSAVQTVTQRAHDLAVPRVAVFLGALGIAMSGYSSRQLAVHHRPSTRIFNWLSKPAINLNSPGSPGRARMASANSTMASIKKDGQDQPIKNTGDTEQPVKASSGI